One genomic region from Prevotella sp. Rep29 encodes:
- a CDS encoding nucleoside kinase, whose translation MNADQIQIRCKNNKKTRNFAKGVTLSEVFDAFQPQLNGLLISAKVNNKVEGLDFRLYHPKDVEFLDITSSSGLRAYTRTLFIVLCKAVHDIYADGSVMIDIPVSNGYYCDLSIGHPVEQEDAEKIRRRMQEIIDAAMPIERHECTTEEAISIFEKNGSVSKVKLLKSLGRLYTTYYQLGDYADFYYGALLPNTSMLYLFGLEKYYDGLLLRIPSVKNPNELGELIRQDKMFEIFKEHHHWQSLLGLQTVGDFNEAVQKGWATTVINVSEALQEKKIASIAEEIAKRKTVKMALIAGPSSSGKTTTSKRLSIQLVCNGIKPIAISLDDYFLDRDKTPKDESGDYDFEHLHALNIPLLNEQLTALFNGEEVELPKYNFQTGKSEKSGRRLRLNPHEILVVEGIHALNPELTAQIPEEQKYRIYASALTTILLDKHNYIPTTDNRLLRRIIRDHKYRGVSAQETIRRWPSVRAGENKWIFPFQENADAMFNTAMIYELAVIKQQAIPVLEQVPENCDQFTEAFRLRKFLEYFLPVPNRQLPPTSLLREFLGGSSFKY comes from the coding sequence ATGAATGCAGACCAGATTCAAATCCGATGCAAAAATAATAAAAAAACACGAAACTTTGCAAAAGGAGTCACACTTTCTGAAGTTTTTGATGCGTTTCAGCCACAACTTAATGGCTTGCTCATCAGTGCCAAGGTCAATAATAAGGTTGAAGGATTGGACTTCAGACTCTATCATCCCAAGGATGTGGAGTTTCTTGACATCACCTCTTCATCCGGACTTCGTGCCTATACGCGTACATTATTTATAGTTCTTTGCAAAGCGGTGCACGACATCTATGCCGACGGCAGCGTCATGATTGATATTCCCGTTTCGAACGGTTACTATTGCGACCTGTCTATCGGGCATCCCGTAGAACAGGAAGATGCCGAAAAAATACGCCGCCGGATGCAGGAAATCATCGATGCTGCGATGCCTATCGAGCGGCATGAGTGCACGACGGAAGAAGCCATCAGCATCTTTGAAAAGAACGGCTCTGTCTCGAAAGTGAAGTTGCTCAAGAGCCTCGGAAGGTTATATACAACCTATTACCAGCTCGGCGATTATGCAGACTTTTATTACGGAGCGCTCCTGCCCAATACCAGTATGCTGTATCTCTTCGGATTGGAAAAATACTATGACGGACTGCTGCTGCGCATACCATCGGTAAAAAATCCGAATGAACTGGGAGAACTCATCCGGCAGGACAAGATGTTCGAGATATTCAAGGAGCATCACCACTGGCAGAGTCTTCTCGGACTGCAGACGGTAGGCGACTTCAACGAAGCTGTGCAAAAAGGATGGGCAACCACCGTCATCAATGTTTCCGAAGCGTTGCAGGAAAAGAAAATCGCTTCTATCGCAGAAGAGATTGCCAAGCGTAAGACGGTCAAGATGGCGCTGATAGCCGGTCCTTCGTCGAGCGGTAAGACAACGACATCCAAGAGATTGTCAATACAACTTGTGTGCAACGGCATCAAGCCCATAGCCATCTCACTCGACGACTATTTCCTCGACCGCGACAAAACACCGAAAGACGAATCGGGCGACTACGACTTCGAACATCTGCATGCCCTGAACATCCCGCTGCTCAACGAGCAACTGACCGCTCTCTTCAATGGCGAGGAGGTGGAACTGCCGAAATACAACTTCCAGACGGGGAAAAGCGAAAAGAGCGGAAGAAGGCTGAGGCTCAATCCGCACGAAATCTTGGTGGTTGAAGGTATTCATGCGCTGAATCCGGAGCTGACGGCTCAAATTCCCGAAGAGCAGAAATATCGCATCTATGCTTCCGCATTGACCACGATACTTCTGGATAAACACAACTATATCCCGACGACCGACAACCGTCTGCTGCGGCGAATCATCCGCGACCACAAATACCGCGGAGTGTCGGCGCAGGAGACTATACGCCGCTGGCCCAGTGTGAGAGCAGGAGAAAACAAATGGATATTCCCCTTCCAGGAGAATGCCGACGCCATGTTCAATACGGCAATGATATACGAGTTGGCGGTGATTAAGCAGCAGGCGATTCCTGTCTTGGA
- a CDS encoding Na/Pi cotransporter family protein codes for MSILVVFKLIGSLALLMYGMKSMSESLQKMAGSQLRHVLGAMTTNRFTGVLTGTFVTAAVQSSTATTVMTVSFVNAGLLTLAQAISVIMGANIGTTLTAWIMSLGFSFNIADVVYPAFFIAILLIYSKKKRYIGDFLFGIAFMFLGLGTLRQTGIDMHLGENQAVLAFFSNFDPDSFLTTIIFLFIGGVLTMAVQSSAAVMAITMILCSSGVLPIYQGIALVMGENLGTTVTSNIAAMTANTQARRAAFAHMFFNLFGIVWILCIFKPFINMVCGFVGYDETLTKEMPGFLENAAKLSFVLAAFHTCFNLANTFILIWFIPQIERIVCKVINPKMTEEEEDFRLHFIRGGLMKTPELSVLEAQKEITLFAERIQRMFGMVRDLLEEKDETSFVKLYSRIEKYEGISDNMEIEIAKYLDEVSDAHLSDDTKAKIRAMLREISEIESIGDACYNIARCINRRIREKEDFTADQYEHMHQMMELTNEALTQMNIALAGRKEHLDANRSFNIENEINNYRNQLKSQNISDVNDHKYTYGIGTMYMDIISECEKLGDYVVNVVEARMGTRQKDA; via the coding sequence ATGTCGATTTTGGTTGTTTTCAAATTGATAGGCTCGCTTGCTCTGTTGATGTATGGCATGAAGTCGATGAGCGAGAGCCTTCAGAAGATGGCTGGTTCACAACTGCGCCACGTTTTAGGTGCCATGACCACCAACCGTTTCACTGGTGTGCTGACAGGCACGTTTGTCACTGCGGCTGTACAGAGTTCAACGGCGACGACCGTGATGACCGTCTCGTTTGTGAACGCAGGACTTCTAACGCTGGCTCAAGCCATTTCGGTCATCATGGGAGCGAACATCGGCACCACGCTGACGGCATGGATTATGAGTCTGGGCTTCTCGTTCAACATTGCCGACGTGGTCTATCCGGCATTCTTCATTGCCATCCTCTTAATCTATTCGAAGAAAAAACGCTATATCGGCGACTTCCTCTTTGGTATTGCCTTCATGTTCCTGGGACTGGGAACACTCCGACAGACCGGCATCGACATGCATCTGGGTGAGAACCAGGCCGTGCTCGCCTTCTTCTCCAACTTCGACCCCGACAGTTTCCTGACAACCATCATCTTCCTCTTCATCGGCGGTGTGCTGACCATGGCGGTACAGTCGTCGGCAGCAGTCATGGCAATCACCATGATTCTCTGTTCCTCTGGCGTGCTCCCTATCTATCAAGGCATCGCACTGGTGATGGGCGAGAACCTCGGAACGACCGTCACGTCGAACATCGCAGCCATGACAGCCAACACGCAGGCACGGCGCGCAGCCTTTGCCCACATGTTCTTCAACCTGTTCGGCATCGTCTGGATTCTATGTATCTTCAAACCATTCATCAACATGGTGTGCGGCTTTGTCGGATACGATGAGACACTGACCAAAGAGATGCCGGGATTCCTGGAGAATGCAGCCAAGCTGTCGTTCGTCCTGGCAGCCTTCCACACCTGCTTCAACCTTGCCAATACGTTCATCCTCATCTGGTTCATCCCACAAATTGAGCGTATTGTGTGTAAAGTCATCAACCCGAAGATGACGGAGGAAGAGGAAGACTTCCGCCTCCATTTCATACGCGGCGGTCTGATGAAAACGCCCGAACTCTCAGTGCTCGAGGCACAAAAGGAAATTACCCTCTTTGCCGAACGCATCCAACGCATGTTCGGCATGGTGCGCGACCTGCTGGAAGAGAAAGACGAGACAAGCTTCGTCAAGCTCTATTCACGCATTGAAAAATACGAAGGCATCTCCGACAACATGGAAATCGAAATAGCCAAATACCTGGACGAAGTGAGCGATGCCCACCTTTCAGACGACACGAAAGCGAAAATCCGCGCCATGCTCCGCGAGATATCAGAGATAGAGAGTATCGGCGACGCCTGCTACAACATCGCACGATGCATCAACCGGCGCATCCGCGAGAAAGAGGATTTCACCGCCGACCAATATGAACACATGCACCAGATGATGGAACTCACCAACGAGGCACTCACACAGATGAACATCGCCCTCGCCGGACGCAAGGAACACCTCGATGCCAACCGCTCCTTCAACATCGAAAACGAAATCAACAACTACCGCAACCAGCTCAAGAGCCAGAACATCAGCGACGTGAACGACCACAAATACACCTACGGCATCGGCACGATGTACATGGACATCATCTCCGAATGCGAGAAACTGGGCGACTATGTGGTTAACGTCGTCGAGGCACGCATGGGTACACGGCAGAAAGACGCATGA
- a CDS encoding FKBP-type peptidyl-prolyl cis-trans isomerase codes for MRKIILLALVFVASASFNTVAAQKNKGKKTAASTVQPVKIVTSADSLSYAMGMDVTRELMGFLKGNFNVDSVNMPDVIRGFEDGIKGDPKDNAYSAGIRIANIVMKRMLPEMSKEFEGTDMALDKDVFTRGFADALKKVTTHFTPEAAGTYARNASTALREKKGRQVREQGERFLAENAQKEGVVTLPSGLQYKVLRQGTGAIAKNDDEVVVKYEGHLIDGTEFDSSYKRDPQTSTFRPNQVIKGWTEALTMMPEGSKWELYIPQNLAYGERQAGKIPPYSTLIFTVELEKVNAK; via the coding sequence ATGAGAAAAATCATCCTTTTAGCACTCGTCTTCGTGGCGAGTGCTTCTTTTAATACCGTCGCCGCTCAAAAGAACAAAGGCAAGAAGACTGCGGCAAGCACTGTCCAGCCCGTGAAGATTGTCACTTCTGCCGATTCGTTGAGCTATGCCATGGGCATGGACGTGACCCGCGAACTGATGGGTTTCCTCAAGGGCAACTTCAATGTGGACAGCGTGAACATGCCGGACGTGATTCGCGGTTTTGAGGATGGAATCAAAGGCGATCCGAAAGATAATGCGTACAGCGCAGGCATTCGGATAGCAAACATCGTCATGAAGCGCATGTTGCCCGAAATGAGCAAAGAGTTTGAGGGCACCGACATGGCTTTGGACAAAGATGTGTTCACACGTGGTTTTGCCGATGCACTGAAAAAAGTGACCACGCATTTCACCCCGGAAGCAGCCGGCACCTATGCACGAAATGCTTCAACCGCTTTGCGCGAAAAGAAAGGACGCCAGGTGAGAGAGCAGGGCGAGCGCTTCTTGGCTGAGAATGCGCAGAAGGAGGGTGTCGTGACACTGCCGTCGGGACTGCAATACAAAGTCTTGAGACAGGGAACGGGAGCCATAGCCAAGAACGACGATGAGGTGGTCGTGAAATACGAAGGACATCTCATCGACGGAACAGAGTTTGACAGCTCCTATAAGCGCGACCCACAGACCAGCACCTTCCGTCCCAACCAGGTCATCAAAGGCTGGACGGAAGCACTCACCATGATGCCCGAGGGCAGCAAGTGGGAACTCTACATCCCGCAAAACCTCGCATACGGCGAGCGTCAGGCAGGTAAGATTCCGCCATATTCTACCCTCATCTTCACGGTAGAACTGGAAAAGGTGAATGCGAAATAA
- a CDS encoding FKBP-type peptidyl-prolyl cis-trans isomerase, producing MKKTMFVIMTAAVVTLMASCGKGNNAKVDLKNNSDSVSYAMGAMSSMQMGLNKEVLQMQAGIDSAHFGQFEKGLQEGLKVSEDKAKKAYFLGQMIGIQMGEQYDGTVKQFAMMKDLKLSKTTFLKGVLSALNGTPAIDMDKANKLLNDVQEKMIAENKKANQKFLEENKKKSGVVTTESGLQYKIVKAGNGPKPTEDDMVKVNYEGKNINGDVFDSTYDREQPAVMPLNRNIAGFKEALTMMPVGSTWELYIPAELAYGDNGAGRDILPGSTLIFKVELLSIEKKPEPAAPSTPAAAPNAQKK from the coding sequence ATGAAAAAAACAATGTTTGTGATCATGACAGCTGCAGTCGTTACGCTGATGGCTTCATGTGGAAAAGGCAACAATGCCAAGGTGGATTTGAAGAACAATTCTGACTCTGTGAGCTATGCCATGGGTGCTATGTCGTCTATGCAGATGGGGCTGAACAAAGAGGTGCTGCAGATGCAGGCTGGTATCGACTCTGCTCATTTCGGACAGTTCGAAAAGGGCTTGCAGGAAGGTCTTAAAGTGAGCGAAGACAAGGCTAAGAAGGCTTACTTCCTCGGTCAGATGATTGGTATACAGATGGGTGAGCAGTATGACGGCACCGTGAAGCAGTTTGCCATGATGAAAGACCTGAAGCTCTCGAAGACCACCTTCCTCAAGGGTGTTCTCTCTGCACTGAACGGCACTCCTGCCATCGACATGGACAAGGCAAACAAACTGTTGAACGATGTGCAGGAGAAGATGATTGCTGAGAACAAGAAAGCTAACCAGAAATTCCTCGAGGAGAATAAAAAGAAGTCGGGAGTGGTAACCACCGAAAGCGGCTTGCAGTACAAAATCGTCAAAGCCGGTAACGGTCCGAAGCCGACAGAGGACGATATGGTGAAAGTCAACTATGAAGGCAAGAACATCAACGGCGACGTGTTCGACAGCACATACGACCGCGAACAGCCTGCCGTTATGCCCCTCAACCGCAACATCGCCGGTTTCAAGGAGGCTCTCACCATGATGCCTGTCGGCTCAACATGGGAACTCTACATCCCTGCTGAACTGGCATACGGTGACAACGGTGCCGGAAGAGACATCCTGCCGGGTTCGACATTGATTTTCAAAGTGGAACTGCTCAGCATCGAAAAGAAACCAGAGCCTGCTGCACCAAGCACACCGGCTGCTGCTCCTAACGCACAGAAGAAATGA
- a CDS encoding FKBP-type peptidyl-prolyl cis-trans isomerase N-terminal domain-containing protein, with protein MRTGLIFLAALSVGAMVSACQGTTDTNQMATDADTLSYAVGQLNGSHLREHLADYGIEEEYLNEVLKGIQEGSEASGDKERVAYYFGVLQGLGIVENTNERVFRNDDGKQLSPTIFMDGMYDGVSGKNKLPTENMAQFVERCVSKMELDYNLKKFEDNKKRNEQFMAEKAKAEDVGKLPGGVLYQVIYGGSGNMPEDTAIVTYNEEIRTIDNQQVATTFGGNPRVKRVEEVPTAIREAVRRMKAGATWEVYVPWKLVEQGKEKEKIKPFSALIYKIHVISIKKKITNN; from the coding sequence ATGCGAACCGGACTCATTTTCCTGGCAGCCCTCAGTGTCGGAGCAATGGTCAGTGCCTGTCAGGGGACGACTGACACCAATCAGATGGCAACCGATGCCGACACGCTGAGCTATGCCGTCGGACAGCTCAACGGCAGTCATCTGCGGGAACATCTGGCGGATTACGGCATCGAGGAGGAATATCTCAACGAAGTGCTCAAAGGAATCCAAGAGGGGAGTGAAGCCAGTGGTGATAAAGAGCGGGTGGCTTACTACTTCGGTGTGCTGCAAGGGCTGGGCATCGTGGAGAATACCAACGAACGGGTGTTTCGCAACGACGACGGCAAACAACTTTCGCCAACCATCTTTATGGATGGAATGTATGACGGCGTGAGCGGAAAGAACAAACTGCCGACGGAGAACATGGCTCAGTTCGTGGAGCGGTGTGTCAGCAAGATGGAACTCGACTATAACCTGAAGAAGTTCGAGGACAACAAGAAACGGAACGAGCAGTTCATGGCAGAAAAGGCAAAAGCCGAGGATGTCGGTAAACTGCCTGGCGGAGTGCTTTATCAAGTGATTTATGGCGGCAGCGGCAACATGCCGGAAGACACTGCCATCGTGACCTACAATGAGGAGATACGCACGATAGACAACCAACAGGTAGCCACCACTTTCGGCGGCAATCCGCGCGTGAAGCGAGTGGAAGAGGTGCCGACAGCCATCCGCGAGGCTGTGCGCAGGATGAAGGCGGGTGCCACGTGGGAGGTCTATGTGCCGTGGAAACTCGTAGAGCAAGGAAAAGAGAAAGAGAAGATAAAACCCTTCTCCGCCCTTATCTATAAAATACATGTCATTTCAATCAAAAAGAAGATAACTAACAATTAA
- a CDS encoding FKBP-type peptidyl-prolyl cis-trans isomerase, whose translation MEKVSYALGLGIGRQLVQMGATDLNVDEFAAAIKDIIAGNDLKVSHKDAQAIVEDYFKKKEEKLNEERQAKGQVAKEEGKKYLEENAKKDGVVTRDSGLQYMVLQEGTGKSPKATDKVRCHYEGFLTDGTVFDSSVQRGEPAVFGLDQVITGWTEGLQLMKEGAKYRFFIPYRLGYGEHGAGQMIPPFATLIFDVELLEVL comes from the coding sequence ATGGAAAAAGTAAGTTATGCCTTAGGACTTGGCATCGGACGCCAGTTGGTACAAATGGGAGCAACCGACCTTAACGTGGACGAGTTTGCTGCTGCCATCAAGGACATCATCGCAGGCAACGATCTGAAAGTGTCTCACAAAGATGCACAGGCCATCGTGGAAGACTATTTCAAAAAGAAAGAAGAAAAACTGAACGAAGAGCGTCAAGCCAAAGGACAGGTTGCCAAGGAAGAAGGCAAGAAATATCTGGAAGAGAACGCCAAGAAAGACGGAGTCGTGACTCGTGACAGCGGTTTGCAGTATATGGTGCTGCAGGAAGGAACGGGCAAGAGTCCGAAGGCTACCGACAAGGTGCGTTGCCACTACGAGGGCTTCCTGACCGACGGGACGGTGTTCGACAGCAGCGTGCAGCGCGGAGAACCGGCTGTGTTCGGGCTCGACCAGGTCATCACGGGATGGACCGAAGGACTGCAGCTGATGAAGGAAGGTGCGAAATATCGCTTCTTCATTCCCTACCGACTGGGTTATGGTGAGCATGGCGCAGGACAGATGATTCCGCCGTTTGCCACCCTCATCTTCGACGTAGAGTTGCTGGAAGTGCTCTAA
- a CDS encoding NAD-dependent deacylase, protein MKKIVVLTGAGMSAESGINTFRDSGGLWEQYPVEQVASHEGWERDPELVTRFYNERRKQLFTCKPNEGHRLLAQLEETYDVTIITQNVDNLHEVAGSSHVIHLHGELTKVCSSRDVDDPRYIRTLTAENCEVQPGEKAGDGSLLRPYIVFFGEAVPNIGVAAEFCQQADIFIVIGTSMAVYPAAGLIHYVRPEVPVYLIDPKPVNASHSGGITFIQKGASEGMKEVIALIDN, encoded by the coding sequence ATGAAAAAGATTGTAGTTCTGACAGGTGCCGGCATGTCGGCAGAGAGCGGCATCAACACCTTCCGCGATTCGGGCGGTTTGTGGGAACAATATCCCGTGGAGCAGGTGGCTTCGCACGAGGGATGGGAGCGCGACCCGGAATTGGTGACCCGCTTCTACAACGAGCGGCGCAAACAACTTTTCACTTGTAAGCCGAACGAAGGACATCGGCTGCTGGCGCAGTTGGAAGAGACATATGACGTGACGATTATCACACAAAACGTAGATAACCTGCACGAAGTGGCAGGTTCGAGCCATGTGATTCACCTGCACGGTGAACTGACGAAGGTTTGTTCCAGTCGCGACGTAGACGACCCGCGCTATATCCGGACGCTGACGGCGGAAAACTGCGAGGTGCAACCGGGCGAGAAGGCTGGCGACGGCTCGCTGCTCCGACCCTACATCGTATTCTTTGGAGAAGCCGTTCCCAACATCGGAGTCGCTGCAGAATTCTGTCAGCAGGCTGACATCTTCATTGTCATCGGCACATCAATGGCGGTCTATCCGGCTGCCGGACTGATTCACTACGTGCGACCGGAAGTGCCAGTCTATCTAATCGACCCGAAACCTGTCAACGCCAGCCACAGCGGCGGCATCACCTTCATTCAGAAAGGTGCGTCGGAAGGCATGAAGGAAGTGATTGCGTTAATTGATAATTGA